The Chloroflexaceae bacterium genome has a segment encoding these proteins:
- a CDS encoding 3-oxoacyl-ACP synthase III — protein sequence MLFQNVAIEALGYELAPHRISSDWLEDQISETMQRLGIPRGRLEQLSGIRERRFWDAGTLPSAVATLAARKAIAAADIDPEQIGIVINTSVCQDYLEPATACFVHRNLGLSPRAINYDVRNACLGFLNGMYIAALMIEAGEIDYALIVNGEGSQDAVMSTIRRLQRPETTLQEFRDNFATLTLGSGAAAMVLAHMRVSKSRHRLNGVVSLAATEYNHLCVGQPDYMKTDASALLVAGVKLAAETWQLAQETLPNWSDDRIALYAPHQVGARHMAAVTEAIGITPAKLYLNFPVLGNIGPAALPISLAQAAEAGRLHPGDHVGLLGIGSGLNCSMMSVTW from the coding sequence GTGCTCTTTCAGAACGTCGCGATCGAGGCCCTGGGCTACGAACTGGCGCCGCACCGCATTAGCTCGGACTGGCTGGAGGATCAGATTAGCGAGACGATGCAACGTCTCGGCATCCCCCGGGGACGTCTGGAACAACTCTCGGGGATCCGCGAGCGGCGCTTCTGGGACGCGGGAACGTTGCCTAGCGCCGTGGCGACGCTGGCGGCGCGCAAGGCCATCGCGGCTGCCGATATTGACCCGGAGCAGATCGGGATCGTCATCAATACTTCGGTATGCCAGGATTACCTCGAACCTGCGACAGCCTGTTTCGTTCATCGTAACCTCGGTCTCTCGCCCCGGGCGATCAACTATGATGTGCGTAATGCTTGCCTGGGCTTCCTCAACGGGATGTATATCGCGGCCCTGATGATTGAGGCGGGCGAGATTGATTACGCGCTGATCGTCAACGGTGAAGGCTCACAAGACGCGGTAATGAGCACCATCCGCCGTCTCCAGCGTCCCGAAACCACCCTCCAGGAGTTCCGCGACAATTTCGCTACTCTTACCCTCGGCTCGGGCGCCGCGGCGATGGTGCTGGCCCACATGCGGGTTTCAAAGTCCCGCCACAGGCTCAATGGCGTTGTTTCGCTGGCCGCGACCGAGTACAACCACCTGTGTGTGGGCCAGCCCGATTATATGAAAACCGATGCCAGCGCACTGCTGGTCGCCGGGGTCAAACTTGCCGCTGAGACCTGGCAACTGGCCCAGGAGACGTTGCCGAACTGGAGCGACGACCGCATCGCGCTCTACGCGCCGCACCAGGTGGGCGCGCGGCACATGGCCGCCGTGACCGAGGCCATTGGCATCACCCCCGCCAAGCTCTACCTGAACTTCCCGGTGCTGGGCAACATCGGGCCGGCGGCCCTGCCGATCAGCCTGGCGCAGGCCGCCGAGGCTGGTCGGTTGCATCCTGGCGACCACGTGGGGTTGCTGGGCATCGGTTCGGGGCTGAACTGTTCGATGATGAGCGTTACCTGGTAG